The following coding sequences lie in one Capsicum annuum cultivar UCD-10X-F1 chromosome 5, UCD10Xv1.1, whole genome shotgun sequence genomic window:
- the LOC124898464 gene encoding uncharacterized protein LOC124898464, with translation MTVAGERRLLQLNKLEEFRLHAYENTKLYKEKTKRWHDKQIQVREFEPGQLVLLFNSRLKLFPGKLRMKWSRPFEVERMTPHGAVELWNKEKTEKFLVNRQRVKHYWADHPDKHKESITFADE, from the coding sequence ATGACTGTTGCGGGGGAAAGAAGGTTATTGCAACTGAATAAGCTTGAGGAGTTTAGACTCCACGCCTATGAAAATACCAAGCTTTacaaggaaaagaccaaaagatGGCATGACAAGCAAATTCAAGTTAGGGAATTTGAACCTGgacaacttgtgttgttgtttaatTCACGGCTTAAGTTGTTTCCGGGTAAATTACGAATGAAGTGGTCTAGACCTTTTGAAGTGGAGCGTATGACACCCCATGGAGCTGTGGAGTTATGGAATAAAGAGAAGACAGAGAAGTTCCTTGTGAATAGACAGCGTGTAAAGCATTATTGGGCAGATCATCCGGATAAGCACAAGGAATCCATCACTTTTGCTGATGAATGA